In the genome of Candidatus Krumholzibacteriia bacterium, the window GACCGACGCTCCCTTCGTACCGGTGAATTGCTCGGCCATCCCCGAGAGCCTGTTCGAGCGGGAGTTCTTCGGTCACGCGCGCGGGGCCTTCACCGGTGCCGATCGCGATGCGCCGGGACTCCTGGAGGCCGCGGCCGGAGGAACCCTGTTTCTCGACGAGGTCGGTGAGATGCCGGCCTCGGTGCAGCCGAAGTTGCTGCGGCTCCTGCAGGAGGGGACCTTCCGCCGCGTCGGAGAGGTCCGAGAGCGAAGCGTCGATCTCCGGATCGTCGCTGCCACCAATCGGCCGCTGTTCGAGCTGTCGCAGGACGGAGAGTTCCGCGAGGACCTCTACTACCGGCTGTCGTGGTTCGAACTGGGGATTCCGCCGTTGCGGGAGCGGCCCGACGACGTGGAGGCCCTGGCCCGTTCCTTCCTCGAGCGGGAGGAACGGCGCTTCGGCCGTGCGTTCCGCATGGATCGAACGGCCTGGCGGGCGCTCCGACGTTTCGAATGGCCGGGCAACGTGCGACAGCTCGAGTCGGCGGTGGCCTCGGCCTGTGCGCGCTCCGGTGAAGAGGGGAGGGTCCGCGTCTCCGATCTCCCGGTCCACGTGCGCCGCGAGGTGCGTGGAATTCGGGAGCGGTCCACGCGCGACCTCGACCTGCACCGGTCGCTCGAGCGCTACGAACGCGAGTTGATCCTCGACGCGCTGCGGCGCAGTGGTCAGCAGCGGACCGAGGCGGCGCGTCGTCTCGGGATCGGTCGGAACACGCTGTACGAGAAGATGAAACGGCTCGGGATCAGACCCGAGAATCCCGGACGAGCCGCGTGATCGCGGCGGCCGCGTCGCCGGGTCCGTCCGCGGAACCGGCGACGTGGGCCGCGATCGGGGCCGCCGTGCGGTCGCGGTTCAGTTCGCGGCGCAGGGCGGCCTCGAGCCGTTTCCCGTCGAGTTTCGCCGACGGAACCACGGCCCCGGCTCCGAGCGCCTCCACCCGCAACGCGTTGTCCGGCTGGTCGTGGCTGTGCGGGACGACGACCTGCGGCAGTCCGCTGCGCAGCACCCGTGCCGTGGTTCCGATCCCGCCGTGATGGACCACGGCCCGACAGTGCGGAAGCAGCGCGCCCAGAGGCGTGAAGCCGAAGGCCGCGAATCCGTCGGGCAGCGGTCCCAGGGACTCGGGCTCGGGCAGCAGGAACAGCCCGCGTTCTCCCGACGCGCGGCAACTCCGAAGTCCCGCCCGCAGGAGTTCGTCCATGTGGACGTTCGCCGAGCCGCCGGTGAAGACGACCGGTGGCGAGCCGGCGCCCAGGAAATCCTGAACCGCAGGATCGAGTGGTGCGTCCTCCCCGGGGTCGAAGAGCGGAAAGTCGGTCAGCGTGACGTCGTCGGGCCAGTCGGGTTGGACGGGAGCGTACCAATCCGGCCACAGACCGACGACACGCTGGGTCGAGTGGATCCATCCGTCGAAGGGACGCCGCACGCGCGGCAACCCGAGCCAATTGCGGTAGGCATTGAGCTCGGGGCAAAGGGCCGGGTCGATGATCGCGGCGTCGGCGACGGCGTAGGCCAGGTCCTTCTGCCAACGCGGACCCGTGCGCGGGAAGTGGAGGTGAGGGGTGCCGACCCGGTCCTCCCGCGACCGCAGGACCACCGGTTGCACGTGCATCGAGACCTGGGGCACACCGAGTTTCTCGTGGGCCAGCCGCGCGCCCAGACACAACACCGACGAGGCCACGACCAGATCGTCGGTCTGCTCCGCCCGGCGTTCGACGATCTCGAAGAGGGGACGCATGGCGGGGACGATCACGTCGCGGGCGAGAACGCGGAATCCCCGCCACGGATGCCAGATGTCGGGGTCGCGGGCCGCCCGCTCGAAGGCCGCGTCGGGGAGCAGTTGCTCGAACTCGATCCCCTCGTCCCGGCAAGCGCGCTCGAACCACGAACTGGTGACCACCACCGGACGATGGCCACGGGCCCGCAGCTTGCGGGCGACGGCGAGGACGGGGTGCACGTCGCCGGCACTGCCGAGAGTCGGCAGCAGGACCGTGCACGGGCGATCGATCCCGACCTCGGCCGAGGGTTTCGATGGACGTTCGAGGAGTGCGGAGAGGTCCATGGCCGGGTCGCTCCGGGGTTCCGGTGGTTGTGGCGGCGACGGCGTACCCCTACGATCGCCACGCTCGGCGCGGCGGGCCACCCCGCGATGCCGCGATGCGAGGCTCCCACCCGTCCCGAGGTCCTGTCCATGAGCACCCGACACCGGTTCCTTCGCACCCCTCTGCTGTTCCCGCTGGTCCTGCTGCCGTTGCTCGGCGGGTGCGCGAGCGTGCTCGAGGCGTTGCAGTCACTGCCGCGCCCCAGCGCCGAGGTGGTCGGGGCACGGATCACCGGTCTCGGTCTGGAGTCGGCCGACCTGGAGTTCGACCTGCGGATCTCCAACCCGCTCGACGCTCCGCTGCCGCTCGTGGACGTCGACGTCGCGCTCGGCAGCGGGGGTCGGAACTTCCTCGAAGGCGTGCTCCCGATGCAGGGGACGGTGCCGGCCGGGGGGCAGCGGGTCGTGCCCGTTCCGGTGCAGGTCGATCTGCTGCAGGCCGTGCGGACGTTGAGCGGTCTGCGGCCCGGACAGGTGGTGGACTACACGGCGGAACTCGGTCTGGGTGTGAACGTGCCGGGTGCGGGTCCGCGTCGATTGCCGCTGCGCCACCAGGGCGAACTGCCGATCCCGGCCCTGCCGCGGGTGGAACTCGATGCCCTCCGCCTCGACGAGCTGGGGTTGCGCGAGGTCTCCGGCACGGCGGTGCTCCGGGTGGCCAATCCGAATGCCTTCGCCGTGGTCGTCGATCGACTGTCCCTGGATCTGCAGCTCGCCGGTCGGGGCGTGGGGACGCTCGGCGCTCGACAGGTCCTCGAGCTCGACGCGGATGGCGCGGGCACGCTCGAACTGCCCATGAGCCTGAGTCCCCTGGATCTCGGCACCGCCTTGCTCGACGCCCTGCGGCGCAGCTCCACCGACTACGGTCTGTCCGGCGGGATCGGCTTCGACACGCCCTTCGGTGCGCTCGCCAGCGACCTGGACGTCACGGGCGAGGTGCCGATCCAGCGGACGCGTTGACGGGGGAACCGCTCAGGCGGCTCGGGCACAGCACTTCTTGAACTTCTTGCCGCTGCCGCAGGGACAGGGTTCGTTGCGGCCGACCTTCGGCTGCTCGCGCCGGTAGGGTTCCTGACGTCCCGGTAGGCCGTCGACGAAGCGCCATTGGCCGTCTTCACGGCCGAAGATGCTCTTCTCGTGGTGTTCGACCTCGTCACCCTCGGCGTCGTCGTAGAAGGCGATGAACTCGACCAGTCCCTGCTCGTCGTCGGGGCCGCCCCCCTCGGTGTCGATGACCTCGAAGCCGTTCCAGGTCGACTCGCGCGCCCACTTCGCGATGTCCTCGCGCACGAGGTCCTTGCGGGCGTCGCTGTGGGCGGTGTCGATGATGTAGTCGACCTCCTGCCTCACGAAGGCGCTGTAGCGAGAGCGCATGAGCTCTTCGGCGGTCTCAGCCGGACGGTCGCCCCGGTGCAACGGGCCGCAGCACTCGGGGTAGGACTTCTTCGATTCGCAGGGGCACAGGTCGGTGGTGGTCATCGCGCGTGTCTCGGGTTCGGGGCAGGAGGAACGGCCGGTGAGAATACCGACGGCCCCCGGTCGCTCGTCAATGGCGGAGTGGTCGGCTACTGCCCGGGGACGTCCGTCTCGATCAAGGTGCGGGCCCGTGCCAGTGTGTTCTCGATCTCGTCGACGAGGGCATCGTCGACGGGCCCTTCGCGGCGGATCCGGTCGAGTTCGGCCAACATGCCCATGTATCGCTCACGAGCGTCCGGCCCGCCAGTGCTCGAAGCGCGGCTCATGTCGATCTGCAGACGCAGTACGTTCGCCCGTTGGGCGGAAAGCGCGTCGGTCGCCGCCACCCGGGCCAGGGCGAGAGCGTGGATCGCGTCGTCGAGGGCGCTCCCGCGGCTGAGGTCGACGGCCAGGTTGTACAGCTCACCGAAGTTGAAACGCCGGGCCGTGGTCACCTCGCGGGCGTAGGTGTCGGGGTCGAGGCTCACCGCTCGGTCGAAACTGCGGTTGGCCTCGCGCAGATCATCGACGGCTCCGTCGAAGTCCTGCGTGGTCGCCCGCGCGCGGACGTCGGCACTCAGTGCGTAGCCGAGATTGTAATGGGCGATCGCCGAATCCGGGTCTCGCGCGACGGCGTCGCGGAACGACGCGACGGCCTCGGAGAAGTCGCCCTGCCGCAATTGGTAGATTCCGGTCGACACCTGCCTCTCGGCGCATCCGAGAGCCAGAGCGGTGGCCGCGGCGACGAACAAGATCGGTCGCAGGGGGGCGAGCACGCGGTGGACGACCGGTGAGGTCATCGGCGACTCCTCGAGGCTTCGATGGAGCGGTGTGGGGCAGCGACGGCGCGACCGATGGGCTGCCGGTCGCGTGCCGCCAGGATTCTAGGGTGGACTCCGCGGGAAGGGGAGCGGAGTCCACCGTCTTCACGAGATCTTTCGATCAGCGACCGGTCTCGTCGTCGTCGAAGCTCGGGATCCGGCCGGGCGTCCACGGCCCGCCGCGCTCCTCGAGCTCCGCCTCGATCGAGGCCAGGTCCTGCTCGACGAGCGTACGCAGGTCGTCGAGCACGCCGGGCATCTGGTCTTCGACGATCTCCACGTTGTCGCGCATGGTCTGCGTCGGAGCCGAACTGCTCGTCCAGTAGCCCATGACCACGCGGCCCACGCGGCCGGACAGACCGGGCAGCGTGGCTTCCTGCCGGCGGGCCACGGTGGCGTCTCCGCTGAGGTCGATCTGGAGGTCCTGCAACCGGTCCTCGA includes:
- a CDS encoding LEA type 2 family protein, translating into MSTRHRFLRTPLLFPLVLLPLLGGCASVLEALQSLPRPSAEVVGARITGLGLESADLEFDLRISNPLDAPLPLVDVDVALGSGGRNFLEGVLPMQGTVPAGGQRVVPVPVQVDLLQAVRTLSGLRPGQVVDYTAELGLGVNVPGAGPRRLPLRHQGELPIPALPRVELDALRLDELGLREVSGTAVLRVANPNAFAVVVDRLSLDLQLAGRGVGTLGARQVLELDADGAGTLELPMSLSPLDLGTALLDALRRSSTDYGLSGGIGFDTPFGALASDLDVTGEVPIQRTR
- a CDS encoding glycosyltransferase, with translation MDLSALLERPSKPSAEVGIDRPCTVLLPTLGSAGDVHPVLAVARKLRARGHRPVVVTSSWFERACRDEGIEFEQLLPDAAFERAARDPDIWHPWRGFRVLARDVIVPAMRPLFEIVERRAEQTDDLVVASSVLCLGARLAHEKLGVPQVSMHVQPVVLRSREDRVGTPHLHFPRTGPRWQKDLAYAVADAAIIDPALCPELNAYRNWLGLPRVRRPFDGWIHSTQRVVGLWPDWYAPVQPDWPDDVTLTDFPLFDPGEDAPLDPAVQDFLGAGSPPVVFTGGSANVHMDELLRAGLRSCRASGERGLFLLPEPESLGPLPDGFAAFGFTPLGALLPHCRAVVHHGGIGTTARVLRSGLPQVVVPHSHDQPDNALRVEALGAGAVVPSAKLDGKRLEAALRRELNRDRTAAPIAAHVAGSADGPGDAAAAITRLVRDSRV
- a CDS encoding sigma 54-interacting transcriptional regulator, which translates into the protein TDAPFVPVNCSAIPESLFEREFFGHARGAFTGADRDAPGLLEAAAGGTLFLDEVGEMPASVQPKLLRLLQEGTFRRVGEVRERSVDLRIVAATNRPLFELSQDGEFREDLYYRLSWFELGIPPLRERPDDVEALARSFLEREERRFGRAFRMDRTAWRALRRFEWPGNVRQLESAVASACARSGEEGRVRVSDLPVHVRREVRGIRERSTRDLDLHRSLERYERELILDALRRSGQQRTEAARRLGIGRNTLYEKMKRLGIRPENPGRAA
- a CDS encoding tetratricopeptide repeat protein, translated to MTSPVVHRVLAPLRPILFVAAATALALGCAERQVSTGIYQLRQGDFSEAVASFRDAVARDPDSAIAHYNLGYALSADVRARATTQDFDGAVDDLREANRSFDRAVSLDPDTYAREVTTARRFNFGELYNLAVDLSRGSALDDAIHALALARVAATDALSAQRANVLRLQIDMSRASSTGGPDARERYMGMLAELDRIRREGPVDDALVDEIENTLARARTLIETDVPGQ
- a CDS encoding YchJ family protein, whose translation is MTTTDLCPCESKKSYPECCGPLHRGDRPAETAEELMRSRYSAFVRQEVDYIIDTAHSDARKDLVREDIAKWARESTWNGFEVIDTEGGGPDDEQGLVEFIAFYDDAEGDEVEHHEKSIFGREDGQWRFVDGLPGRQEPYRREQPKVGRNEPCPCGSGKKFKKCCARAA